The window TGTACCGCCACGTGCTCCAGGTACTTTTTTCACACTTGGTGTGTGCATCAGTCAAACGTTTCAAATAAATGAGCACCAGTCTGATTTGAGCTCATTTTTATGATCAGGTTCATCAGTGCCTCTGCAGCTGGGTTTGCCCGTGTGTGTGCCTCCACAGTACAGTGCTTTAAGAGAGGTCAGTATGGAGGCTCTGAGAGCCAGACTCCGTCTGCTCTACCACTTCTCTGACCTCATGTATTCTTCTTGGAGACTGCTCAATCTCAGCCCCAACAACCAGGTATTCACACTTGTCAGCTACATTCAATCTGttctacacacacactgttatATCCTAAAGCCTCATGATTCTATGGTAATGTTGCAGAGCTGCACATCACGCTATAATGCTGGAACGTGGGGTATAGTCCAGGGTCAGTTGAGACCCCTGCTGGCCCCTAGAGTTTACACACTCCCCATGGTGCGCTCTATAGGGAAAACAATGGTGCAGGGCAAGAATTACGGACCGCAGATCACAGTCAAAAGAATTTCCACAAGGTCAGTCAGAGCCCTTAAGATTAAGTCCAGTTTTTACCTCTTTTTCTTCACATTAAAGCTAAAATGTAAGAAACATTTCAGATTCTGCTAATGTTTTATTTCCCCCCTCTATATCGTTTTCTGTCAGGGGGAGGAAGTGTAAACCCATCTTTGTCCAGATTGCCAGGCAGGTTGTGAAACTGAACGCGTCAGATTTGAGACTGCCATCCCGTGCCTGGAAAGTAAAACTTGTGGGGGAAGGGGCAGATGATGCTGGAGGAGTGTTTGATGACACAATTACAGAAATGTGTCAGGTGGGTTATAAtccttcattttattttcagattgcCGATTGACGAAAGTATGATTTATCTGAAAGAAATGTGCTGAAAAATAATATGGaagtaattatttaattaagcGTGCATGTCTCTGCATGTAGGAGCTGGAGACTGGAGTGGTGGATCTTCTTATTCCTTCACCCAATGCTGCAGCAGAGGCGGGCTACAACCGAGACAGGTGAGAAGATTGCATTAGAGgttttttattgcattaaaataaaccaGTTGCTTGACTGATCATCAGGCAGATGCATTTGTTAGAGTTATGATCTTTGTGTTTTCAGGTTCTTGCTGAACCCCTCAGCCTGTCTGGAAGACCAGTTGTTGCAGTTTAAGTTTCTGGGGATTCTGATGGGAGTGGCCATCCGCACTAAGAAGCCTTTAGACTTGCATCTGGCTCCAATGGTGTGGAAGCAGCTCTGCTGTATTCCCCTGACCCTGGAGGACCTTGAGGAGGTGGATCTGCTCTATGTGCAGACCCTTAACAGCATCTTGCACCTGGAGGACAGCGGCATCACAGAGCAAAACTTCCATGAGGTGAAGAAGCCACCCGTAGAACACATtgagaaacacaaataaatccAAAATTACTGTCATGATACACGATATAATGCTCATCATTTTTAGGGAAATATAACCTTGTAGggtttttttttatagttacGCAACAGTGGTTTTATCATGACAACATgtttagtcattttatttttatgttttaaaggcCCTCTAATCTAGCccttttaaaaaatctaatattaagGGTTACTGAGAGAATGCCAACAGCTCGTTTAAGAGGACAGTTGAGGTTTATTGGcgatttaaatgaaaaaaataggtGGATTTTTTTCCTTCTAGGGTGGTTCTGtacacatttaaaagtgcattttctggatTGGGGGACTTAAAAGCTTTTATTGCAGGCTTGGTCAGCAATAATTGTTCAACAACACACTATGCTTAATTgacaaactgtttttatttattcattatctCAACTGAGACACATTGGACATAGTGAATTAAAAACTTCTGATTGTTTGAATGTTCATTTGACATggtctttcttttctttataaCAGATGATTCCTCTGGATTCATTTGTTGGTCAAAGTGCAGATGGAAAGATGGTTCCCATCATCCCAGGTGGGAACAGCATACCATTGACCTTCTCTAACAGAAAGGAATATGTGGAACGTGCCATTGAATATCGACTTCATGAAATGGATCGGCAGGTTTGTGTTTGACCCAATAATGTCAAATTCTATCTACACCCACTGTTAGAAGACAATAACTTGTAATTCAATCAGCAAGTTCacaatgaaatgtgtctcaacTTTCACATTCCCCATTGTATCTGTCAGGTGGCGGCGGTACGAGAGGGCATGTCATGGATCGTCCCCGTTCCCTTGCTTTCCTTACTAACAGCACGGCAGCTGGAGCAGATGGTGTGCGGGCTGCCAGAGATCAGCGTTGAGGTTTTAAAGAAGGTGGTCCGGTACAGGGAGGTAGATGAGCAGCAGCAGCTGGTGCAGTGGTTCTGGCAGACGCTGGAGGAGTTCTCCAATGAAGAGCGAGTGCTGTTCATGCGCTTCGTCTCTGGACGTTCCCGTCTGCCGGCCAACACTGCAGACATCTCTCAGAGATTTCAGATCATGAAGGTGGACCGGGTAAGAttcagtgtgtctgtgtgaagtatttaggtgtgtgtgtgtgttatattgtgtCATTCTTTTCTCTTTCAGCCATACGACAGTCTTCCCACCTCTCAGACGTGTTTCTtccagctccgcctccctccTTACTCTAGCCAATCGGTGATGGCGGAGCGGCTGCGTTACGCTATTAATAACTGCCGTTCTATTGATATGGACAACTACATGTTGTCCCGCAACGTGGACAATGCAGAGGGGTCGGATACAGATTACTGACATCCCAAACTTACACAAGCACATGGACTTTGTTTAGGATTCGGTGCAggcttttatgatttttatgattcaaaaacattttcacgaAAACATCTTAAACACATaattcagtgtttttattttcacattttgtttttagcaGAACATGAATGGGCAGTACAATTTgtttacacacaacacacagacgtgtttttttttctctttcgcCACTATTTTTTGGCTCTGCCTTTTTTCAGAATATTCTGCATGAAATTGATTCATTTTAGAATATGTATAGAATAATGGAGAAAAGAATATTGTACATTATGTATAATGCTTCATTAGGAAATTGTTTTACATGAGtatctgtatttatttgaattttgaAAAGCCTAAACCAGGTTTCTTATGTCAGATGCAATACATGTTTCCATCTAACCTGCCTGTTATCTGTTTCATTGAAGCCAAGCCTgaagcaacaaatgaaaaaaagtggTTCTTTTTAGACGTTTCATGATAAATGTTCAAACAGTTCGGGCtcgatttttttgtatattttgaatAAGAACGATAATTTAGGCctagtttcacagacaaagATTAGTTTaggccaggactatgccttatttaaattaatatttttaagttgcttATGTAAAATGcctaagaaaaaaatcacaggTTTGCATCTTGAGCCAAAAAAAATGGTACTAATGTATTTTGGGAAATGTCAGggcaatatatattttaagttaagaCGGCTCCAACATTCACTTTAGTCTGGGAATACCctcaagccttgtctgtgaaactgggccatAATGTGTTAGATTTAGGGTTATGGATCATAATTTCAGCAAGATTTCCCTGCTTGGtcccaaacctgtaaaaaaacacagaacatagaaatatctTCATGAGCAAAAGAATGTGGAGATAAGGATGGATTTGAGCTCAAGCTACTTTAATAAGAATGAAAATTCAGATATCTCACAACCAAGTGTAACTATGCATATGACAGTCCAAAGTGACATCCATACACACTCACTGACCAACTTATGTTTAATAATATCATTCAAAGGTTCCTGTTGTTAAAAAGTGGCTTCACTGCACTTATCATTCAAGCTGTTTCCATACGGGTGCCAGGGGTTTGGAGACATGACAAAATGTGATGCTCTAGGAGAGCTGAGATGGGTCTGCTAAAATATACATTCAAAAGAAATAAGCTCAGTCACGTGAATTAAACTAGATTGAATAGAAAACAATGCTACACGCCAGTGTTTGATCGGCGTATAATTACAAGGTGAATAATGCCTTAGAACAATTCTTATAAGTAATGAGACAATGGTAACGGAGACGCTAAGTTATTAATGACAGAAAAAATCACCGGTAGCACAAACGTCAGAACGAACAACTTAAAAGCAGACTCTACACAAGACATTGTTCAAAACCACCAACTGGGGTAAATATTAGACATGAATGCAACCCTCAACATTTACAGAATTCTTTAGTATAAAACAGCTCTCTCTTTGACGCTTTGTCTCGCTCACACACAGAAAATGAGGTACAGAACAAAAATGGATTAGGAAGTGCCAGATCTGCAGACATTCAATTCCTTTTACTCCGCAACAACTGTTACGCACACTATCCCAACCATAAGCTTCCTGTTAACAGGAGTTCAGGGCCGCCAACCGTATTGTTGGTCTATTGGCTCAGTCAGTCTGTCTTTGGAGAAAGTTCCGTTTGCAGCCAATGGGTTATCTAGGCCTGTGATTGGCCAGTAggaagtctttatctttacaggtGAGACAGAGTTTGAGGTTCCTCAAAGAGCCTCCGGCACACGAGAATGCCCAGACTGCCATGACAGAAAGTACGATGTAGGTTGGGATCAGACTGCCTTGATAGTGTGGGTTTACAAAGGTctgtaatacacaataaaagccATCATCAGAGAAACGTGATGCACTTGAGATCAATCATTTGCTGGTTATCTATTACTTGACTGTATGACGTGTCGTCATTTACCAGGCATGATACTATTAGATGAGTGACCACCACAGCTCCAAGAGCCCACCATCTCTGTCGCTCACACGCCTCGAAGAAAACAACCCCCCAGAACATATGCAGCAGGATGATAGCCAGTGTCATAAAAGCtgtgaagaaaaacacacacggaGCTTAATACTTTCCAATCATAATGAATATGTTTCTGTGGGTTTAACCACACGTTGGCATCTCATTACCTGAGGATATGAAGTAATGCTGAGAGTCGCCATGGATACCAACCGTTCCCGGACCCAGGGAGTCAGAGAGTATGTTGACCACAGAAAAAGCTCCACTCATAAAGCCAAAGCCCAGTCCGGATACTGCAAATCAGCCACACAAATGGCTCTTAGACACAGTTAAAGTAACAGCTGTTGATATCACATGTGACTGATGTATACCATATGCTAGCTGCCGCATGGAGATGGGCATGGTGTCCTCCTGACTGAGCGACAACAGGCCTTCATTTGCTTTCCTGTGAGAGAGATCCaataacagatttaaaacaaaaactcatTGTGATGCTGAAATGCAACACCCACACGACACCAACAATAAATGCCACTGTAAATCAATAAGGTGATGTTTACACTGCAATCCTGACATTGGCAACATAGGATGCCAGTCTTTTAATAACCTTGAATCTCTTAAAGACAGAAACTGGATGTGAATGCTTACTTTAGTAGTTTGTAGTAACCAAATCTGAATGCCTCTTGAAGCAGCACAGAGAGCACGACTCCGAAAATGAGAAGCCCTCTCTGCTGTGTGGCGCTGTTCTTGTTGCTGATCTGAACTGTGATGAACCACACAAGGGACGACAGCAGCAAAGACACCAGCCAGAAAAATGCCCTACAACAGAAAATATGACGTAACTTGCGTTGCCATACATTGCGAACATTACTAATGCATGCGATCTGGATTATTCTGTACAATGCAGGAAACCTTTATTGTCTTATCTCCATATTAAACTCTGGCTCTACATCACAACTGATTGAATGTCTGTTAAAGCTGGCTTTAAGTAAAATAAGATCTGAAGTGCTAGACGCTTTTAAAGGAGCTCGATCACATTCTTCCCTTGCGTGCCACTAAAAGTTCCTAGAGTAACGTAACTTCCTCATTCCTTAGTTCCCTTGGTAGTGCTCATAACTCCCTCccttaaaatgtttacaatacaattattataatgaTTCGGCGAGTTTACTCTGTGCGTGTATAACATTTCTACGTCGTAAATCACAGAAAACGTAGATGTTTCATCCCAACCACTGATGTGATGGGTCGTTCCCAGGCCAGATTTAATGCTGTATCACGAGACTGAACCTGCAAACCCATATGCCCATGTTTTTGCCCCGATACATACCCTGCTATGAGGAAAATCACACGCAGCGGATCCCGGGCGATGGTGAACAGGAACAAAGAGACGGCCGGGCCGAAAGCGATGAACGTACAGCCGAAAAACACCGCCACTGTCATGATGGAGCTCCACTAGCCTGCTAACGTTAATTCAGTAAAATCACCGCCACCTTTTACACGGATAAGTGCCCTCAGAGGCTCTCAACACTTTTCATCCATGTGAGAATATGTACGGTGATCAATCGGTTCGTACAAACTACGTTGGTTGAGAGCTATCGACACATTAGAGATGTTTTCTTCGAAATAGGTTGAGTGGGTTCCGCGCTACGACTACTGAAACTCAGCAC of the Triplophysa dalaica isolate WHDGS20190420 chromosome 1, ASM1584641v1, whole genome shotgun sequence genome contains:
- the aph1b gene encoding gamma-secretase subunit Aph-1b is translated as MTVAVFFGCTFIAFGPAVSLFLFTIARDPLRVIFLIAGAFFWLVSLLLSSLVWFITVQISNKNSATQQRGLLIFGVVLSVLLQEAFRFGYYKLLKKANEGLLSLSQEDTMPISMRQLAYVSGLGFGFMSGAFSVVNILSDSLGPGTVGIHGDSQHYFISSAFMTLAIILLHMFWGVVFFEACERQRWWALGAVVVTHLIVSCLTFVNPHYQGSLIPTYIVLSVMAVWAFSCAGGSLRNLKLCLTCKDKDFLLANHRPR